The Numida meleagris isolate 19003 breed g44 Domestic line unplaced genomic scaffold, NumMel1.0 unplaced_Scaffold261, whole genome shotgun sequence DNA window CCATGTtccttgcaggttggtgtctggtggcagcGATCAGGGCACAGCATCGTGagtatggggacatggggagaacgggggcagagggagggcagTGTGGGGAGGGGGCCATCACAGGGTTccaggagggtgtgcagggacaagTCTGACTGGTGTCCCCTGTCCTAGTGGCCTGACCCTCCCTGTGGCTGCACCCCATCCAGAGGGTGTCCCTGGGAGACACAGTCACCCTGCAGTGCCACCTTCCCCGGTGGCAAAAAAACACGGACAAAGAGCAGTCCATGGTTGAGTTCTCCTTGGGTAGAGTAAATGCAGAAGATGCAGAGAAATACTGGTGCCAGTACCGGGCTTTGGAACCACCAGGGATCTCAGAGAAGAGTGACCCtgtggagctggtggtgacaggtgaaGGCCCTGGGGACAatgggtgtccctgtgctgtCCCCATAGGGCCATGTCCCACTGCTGTCTCCTCTCTGCACTCAGATCACAGGTACCCCCCACCCGGGATTTACCTGAGCCCTGAGGAACACGTGGAGACAGGGACCAACGTCACCATCCGCTGCTGGAAGAAGGACTATGTGGCCgccttcctcctgcacaaggaCGGGCACTCAGCCCCTATCCAGCACCAAAACCCCAGTGGTGGTGGCACAGCCACCTTCACCCTCAATGGGGTGACCCCAGCCGACTCTGGCACATATAGGTGCTCCTACCGTATCAGAGGttgctgctttctgtcctcACCCCTGGGGAAAAGGGTGACACTGAAGGTGACACCCGGACCTACACACCCAGGTTGGTGACAGCCCCCATTCGTTTGTCCCGGCTGTCACTCATGGGTGTCAGTGTCACCATGTCCCATCCCCATGGAAGTGGTGGCTGAGAATGGGGGCACGCAAGCACTGAGACCCCACAGGTGGCATGGGGCAGATGCACGGGAACCTGTTGGCAACCGTGGttgggggctgtgctgccactcTTGTgttcatcctcatcctcatcatcttcttcctcctcgCTGCCCGCAGACGCTGGATAAGGAGAGATGAGAGCCATGGTGGGGAACAGTTTACAGTATTTCCATCCCCTCTAGATCTCCCCTATTGTCTTCTGCCTCCCCTTCCATCCCCTATAGATACCCCAAATGTCTTTCAGTGACCCCCTAACACCCACATTTATCCCCTCC harbors:
- the LOC110390988 gene encoding LOW QUALITY PROTEIN: leukocyte immunoglobulin-like receptor subfamily A member 2 (The sequence of the model RefSeq protein was modified relative to this genomic sequence to represent the inferred CDS: substituted 1 base at 1 genomic stop codon), with amino-acid sequence MAPMALALILGWCLVAAIRAQHLAXPSLWLHPIQRVSLGDTVTLQCHLPRWQKNTDKEQSMVEFSLGRVNAEDAEKYWCQYRALEPPGISEKSDPVELVVTDHRYPPPGIYLSPEEHVETGTNVTIRCWKKDYVAAFLLHKDGHSAPIQHQNPSGGGTATFTLNGVTPADSGTYRCSYRIRGCCFLSSPLGKRVTLKVTPGPTHPGGMGQMHGNLLATVVGGCAATLVFILILIIFFLLAARRRWIRRDESHGGEQFTVFPSPLDLPYCLLPPLPSPIDTPNVFQ